GCCGCTAGCAATATTTCTAACCAATAAATTTTTAACAGGTTCATTGCCGTTATTAACAACGTGCATGGTAACTTTTTCTGTTAATTGATTCTTGCAAGTGTTCAACTTCACGGTCATGTTGTAATTTGTTGCCTTGATCGTAGGATCAGCCGCAGCTTGAACTTTTGAGTTGAAGTTAAATAATGCCGCAATGGTTACTGCACTCGACAATAAAAGTGTTGTTCTTCTTTTAATAATTTTCCCTCCAAGAAAAATTTACTCTAATTATTGGAAATTATCGGCATAAAGTAAATCTATTTTTTGATGATAGGATACGCGTGGTGCTAGTTAAATCGTTCTAGACAATAAGCCAAATTATAAGCTAAAATTGCAATTTCCAACCGGCTTTGAAAGCCTATCAGACTACGTGCTCGATTGTTCTCGGCATTGTAATAGGTCAGAAGCGAAAAGTCGCTTTCAATTGTTCTGCGAATAGCCATCAATTGATGATCATTGTGCTTTTTAGCTCCTGTCATATTTTTACGATATGGTGTCCAAAGTTCATAACCCATTTGTTTTAGCTGTTGATGCAGTTCTTTGCCTAAATAGCCTTCGTCGCCAAGAAGATAGTAATTAGATGGATGTGCATTTTCCATCAGTTCAACTGTCTCCTTGGCATCATGAACTGATGCTTTTGTTACGACATAATCAAGAATGTAACCGTCATCGCTAACAATGGCATGAACTTTGAAACCATAGAAGTAAATTTTCTTGGTGGCCTTATAACCAATGTTGGCATAACCGCGAAAAATTTTAGCACGATAGTTGCGAATTGGTTGGCAAACAGGTACCGGAAAGCTGTCAATGATCAAGAAATGTCCATTCAGGTCAACCTTTTTATTCATTTCTTGCCGTATCTGATAAATCAATTGCAATAGCTGACGTGAACGCCGATTAAAACGTGAGTGTGATAAACAATTGAAACATTCACAGAATCTTCTTTGTGATTCAATTCCTGTCTTAGCTTGCCAGATAAGTAAAGCCAAAATCAGACTGTCCGTAGTTTTAATTTGATCAATATTTCGCCGATGAGTAAACTCAGCCGGTGCATACAAACGATACCAGTGCCGACAAATTATCACTAAATCTTTAAAACTAACTTGTAAATGGTGGCTAAAACGCTTAAGCTTAAGGCAGTTCAATCAGATCAGACTCTTTTCTATTATTACTATTTACAAGTCGAGTCTAACAAGATTGGACTTTTTTATTAACTAAAACGATTTAACTAGCACCACGCGTAATTGAAACAATATTTTAAATAGTTTATTATTGTTGATTGACAATAATGAACTATTTCCTTTTTCTAGGATATATTTTTGAGATGGCCCAATGGGTTCAGACTCTTTGAATCACACTCATCACAATACCTCGAATACTACGTCAAATACGACTAAGCGCAATGGTTCTAACACCC
This is a stretch of genomic DNA from Lactobacillus crispatus. It encodes these proteins:
- a CDS encoding IS982 family transposase, whose amino-acid sequence is MNCLKLKRFSHHLQVSFKDLVIICRHWYRLYAPAEFTHRRNIDQIKTTDSLILALLIWQAKTGIESQRRFCECFNCLSHSRFNRRSRQLLQLIYQIRQEMNKKVDLNGHFLIIDSFPVPVCQPIRNYRAKIFRGYANIGYKATKKIYFYGFKVHAIVSDDGYILDYVVTKASVHDAKETVELMENAHPSNYYLLGDEGYLGKELHQQLKQMGYELWTPYRKNMTGAKKHNDHQLMAIRRTIESDFSLLTYYNAENNRARSLIGFQSRLEIAILAYNLAYCLERFN